A stretch of Gemmatimonas aurantiaca T-27 DNA encodes these proteins:
- the tssE gene encoding type VI secretion system baseplate subunit TssE, giving the protein MARTELDRNVQPSLLDRLIDESPLEGADAPKTHEESARLFRISVQRDVELLLNTRRSIVPVDMMFGEVRRSVHEFGLPDTTGASPGTPEGRQRLTDEVRDTILRFEPRLANVTVNLSESDRVKTPQVRFMVSGTLRMDPTPEQIMFDTVLDMSTGAFDVQDKP; this is encoded by the coding sequence ATGGCTCGCACAGAACTCGATCGCAACGTACAGCCCTCGCTGCTCGACCGTCTCATCGACGAGTCGCCGCTCGAGGGCGCTGACGCGCCCAAAACGCACGAAGAATCCGCGCGGCTGTTCCGCATCTCGGTGCAGCGCGACGTGGAGTTGCTGCTGAACACCCGACGGTCGATCGTGCCCGTCGACATGATGTTTGGCGAAGTCCGACGTTCCGTGCACGAATTTGGCCTGCCCGACACCACCGGGGCATCGCCTGGCACCCCCGAAGGACGCCAACGCCTGACCGATGAAGTCCGTGACACCATCCTGCGCTTCGAACCCCGTCTCGCCAACGTCACGGTGAACCTGAGCGAGAGCGATCGCGTCAAGACGCCACAAGTCCGTTTCATGGTGTCCGGCACATTGCGCATGGACCCCACCCCCGAGCAGATCATGTTCGACACCGTGCTCGACATGTCGACCGGTGCGTTTGACGTACAGGACAAGCCGTAG
- the tssA gene encoding type VI secretion system protein TssA: MPVNSELLATLLTPIEGDNPSGRDLRYDPAYDAFKEERREEMAIPGSDDGNRKVADWNRVVTLGTDLLGKQTKDLQVGAWMTEALLRRNGFPGLLTGLETLRGLLEQYWDTLYPEIEDDDLELRAGPLEWVGSKLNFAVQQVVIASGGITYLDYTQSRTIPLESAISDAPYDDQKSLRETRNEAESFGKTMPEVVDTALENTTKVFFKPLLADIDGTLAAIAALDKQAEERFGHSAPSFVGLRNIVDELRRFAVSTLARKLEADPDPVDVMAEEGEGAVAVDADGPQTPEPVSRQDAAQRISVVARWFRQQDPTNPAPYAMVRGFRWGELRAGAPDIDPRLLEAPATAIRSRLKTLLLDNKWPELLEASEALMATPSGRGWLDLQRYVLTACANLGSGHDAVAATIRSELRMLLKAVPTLPRMTLMDDTPTANDETREWLEGDALAEEPTASEADAAGETEEGADTELSDGADITADAIEDDHGTSQQGGFARQARRARPARARDPFDIARSELAAGRPNRAIELLTVELARDPSPRGRFVRQTQIAYIMVEAGLFAVAQPILRKLVETIDERTLEQWESGPLVAQPIALLYRVLGHTGGDDSDRYELYLRICRLDPLQAMSLQAP, from the coding sequence ATGCCTGTCAATTCCGAACTGCTAGCGACGCTGCTCACGCCGATCGAGGGAGACAATCCCTCGGGACGCGACCTGCGCTATGACCCGGCGTACGATGCGTTCAAGGAAGAGCGTCGGGAGGAGATGGCCATTCCCGGCAGTGACGACGGCAATCGCAAGGTGGCCGACTGGAACCGCGTCGTCACCCTGGGCACCGACCTGCTGGGTAAGCAGACCAAGGATCTGCAGGTCGGCGCATGGATGACCGAGGCCCTGCTGCGCCGCAATGGATTCCCTGGACTGCTGACCGGACTGGAAACGTTGCGCGGTCTGCTCGAGCAATACTGGGACACGCTGTATCCCGAGATCGAAGACGACGACCTCGAATTGCGTGCCGGCCCCCTCGAGTGGGTGGGCAGCAAGCTGAACTTCGCCGTGCAGCAAGTGGTGATTGCCTCGGGTGGCATCACGTACCTCGACTACACGCAGTCCCGCACCATCCCGCTCGAAAGCGCCATCTCCGATGCGCCGTACGACGATCAGAAGTCCCTGCGGGAGACGCGCAACGAAGCAGAGTCCTTCGGCAAGACCATGCCGGAAGTCGTGGACACTGCGCTCGAGAACACCACCAAGGTGTTCTTCAAGCCGCTGTTGGCCGACATCGATGGCACGCTCGCCGCAATCGCCGCGCTCGACAAGCAGGCCGAAGAACGGTTCGGGCACAGCGCCCCCAGCTTCGTCGGACTGCGCAACATCGTCGACGAACTGCGGCGCTTTGCCGTCAGCACGTTGGCCCGCAAGCTCGAAGCCGATCCCGATCCGGTCGATGTCATGGCCGAGGAAGGCGAAGGGGCCGTGGCGGTCGATGCCGACGGGCCGCAAACGCCCGAACCGGTCAGCCGCCAGGACGCGGCGCAGCGTATTTCCGTGGTCGCCCGGTGGTTCCGCCAGCAAGACCCCACCAATCCCGCGCCCTACGCCATGGTGCGCGGCTTTCGTTGGGGAGAGCTGCGGGCCGGGGCCCCGGATATCGATCCGCGGTTGTTGGAGGCGCCCGCCACGGCCATTCGGTCGCGGCTCAAGACCCTCCTGCTCGACAACAAGTGGCCTGAGTTGCTGGAAGCCTCGGAAGCGCTCATGGCCACACCGTCCGGTCGCGGATGGCTCGACCTGCAGCGCTATGTGCTCACGGCCTGCGCCAATCTCGGCAGTGGCCACGATGCGGTCGCCGCGACGATCCGCAGTGAATTGCGCATGCTCCTCAAGGCCGTACCGACGCTTCCCCGGATGACGCTCATGGACGATACGCCGACTGCCAACGACGAAACGCGCGAGTGGCTCGAGGGCGACGCTCTGGCCGAAGAACCAACGGCAAGCGAAGCGGATGCTGCCGGTGAGACCGAGGAAGGTGCCGATACCGAGCTGTCCGATGGCGCCGATATCACGGCAGACGCCATTGAAGACGATCACGGCACCTCCCAGCAGGGCGGGTTCGCCCGCCAGGCGCGTCGTGCCCGCCCCGCACGGGCGCGTGATCCCTTCGATATCGCCCGCAGTGAACTCGCAGCCGGACGCCCGAACCGGGCGATCGAATTGCTGACGGTCGAGCTGGCGCGCGATCCCTCGCCACGCGGACGCTTCGTGCGGCAGACCCAGATTGCGTACATCATGGTCGAAGCGGGTCTCTTTGCCGTCGCCCAACCCATCCTGCGCAAGCTGGTCGAAACCATCGATGAGCGCACGCTCGAGCAGTGGGAGTCCGGCCCTCTGGTGGCCCAGCCCATTGCGCTGCTGTATCGCGTACTGGGACACACCGGCGGCGATGACAGTGATCGCTACGAGTTGTATCTGCGCATCTGCCGTCTCGATCCGCTGCAGGCCATGTCGCTGCAGGCGCCCTGA
- a CDS encoding type VI secretion system accessory protein TagJ: MASAQNLYAAGQLGAAIETLGVELRSNPADAQRRTFLFELLTFSGDWSRAEKQLDVLAKNGHMAEAGTMLYRAAITAERVREHMFDSGDFPTDAAPSPVSGTLNGEPFSSIEDADPRIGARLEVMAGGRYLWIPFAHIASVGMEPPTRLRDLHWMSAQLRTGPSVRDLELGEVLLPALSPGVGRLSDDELRLGRAADWEELPSGDFAPIGQKMLRVDERLVPIVDIRELLINT; this comes from the coding sequence ATGGCCTCTGCGCAAAACCTCTACGCGGCCGGCCAGCTCGGCGCGGCAATCGAAACGCTGGGCGTCGAACTCCGGAGCAATCCGGCCGACGCCCAGCGGCGAACCTTTCTGTTCGAACTCCTCACCTTTTCCGGCGACTGGAGTCGTGCGGAAAAGCAGCTCGATGTGCTGGCGAAAAACGGCCACATGGCCGAAGCCGGCACCATGCTCTACCGCGCGGCCATCACGGCCGAGCGGGTGCGCGAACACATGTTCGACAGTGGCGACTTCCCCACCGATGCGGCGCCGTCTCCGGTGTCCGGCACACTCAATGGGGAACCGTTTTCTTCCATCGAAGACGCCGATCCGCGTATCGGGGCCCGTCTCGAAGTGATGGCGGGCGGTCGCTATCTCTGGATTCCCTTTGCGCACATCGCCAGCGTCGGCATGGAACCGCCCACGCGTTTGCGCGATTTGCACTGGATGTCCGCGCAACTGCGCACGGGCCCGTCGGTGCGCGATCTCGAACTGGGTGAAGTCCTGTTGCCAGCCCTGTCACCGGGCGTCGGACGCCTCAGTGACGATGAGCTGCGACTGGGACGCGCCGCCGACTGGGAAGAGCTGCCGTCGGGCGATTTCGCGCCCATCGGTCAGAAGATGCTCCGTGTGGACGAGCGCCTGGTTCCGATCGTCGACATTCGGGAACTCCTGATCAACACCTGA
- the tssK gene encoding type VI secretion system baseplate subunit TssK, translating to MRHLPPVLWTKGVLLTPQHLQAQDRHHEEALAFQVSALTFCPWGVSQIAFDQAALTGGTLVVNAVTGRFPDGLLFDAPLTGPTPPPKVVSAAFAPDQRSLLVYLAVPEYRPGARNVARLGDAVPTRWHSDEQLTRDETTGLTERPIQVAPPTLRLLLEGESLEGYTAMPIARLVQGPAGDIAFDHAFVPPLLDVLASDALSAMMRRLVERLSARSASLAGSRRQRNTDLADFSVADVGSFWLLYTINTHLPALRHLQEVRRGHPSALWESMLALVGALSAFATTADARTLPTYDHLRLGECFAELERRLFELLDGAVVDSAVSLPLKAVRPTLHAVAVEQAAWLDAPQWFLAVSAPLRQQDLITKVMQGCKVGSADVVDTLIRQALPGIELAHVSAPPPAVPVKLDFQYFAIRKAGGAWDAISRARNLAVYVPAELVDARFELVIVLR from the coding sequence ATGCGCCACTTGCCACCAGTACTCTGGACGAAGGGTGTCCTGCTCACGCCGCAGCATCTGCAGGCGCAGGATCGTCACCACGAAGAAGCGCTCGCGTTCCAGGTGAGTGCCCTGACGTTCTGTCCATGGGGCGTCTCGCAGATCGCCTTCGATCAAGCGGCGCTGACCGGCGGCACGCTGGTCGTGAATGCCGTCACCGGACGGTTCCCCGACGGTCTGCTCTTCGACGCACCGCTCACGGGGCCCACGCCACCACCCAAAGTGGTTTCTGCCGCGTTTGCCCCCGATCAACGGTCGCTGCTGGTGTATCTCGCGGTGCCGGAATATCGACCCGGTGCGCGCAATGTGGCCCGATTGGGCGATGCCGTCCCCACGCGCTGGCACTCGGACGAGCAGCTCACCCGCGACGAGACGACGGGACTCACCGAGCGGCCGATCCAGGTGGCACCACCCACCTTACGTCTGCTGCTCGAGGGAGAAAGCCTCGAGGGATACACGGCCATGCCCATCGCCCGACTGGTGCAGGGGCCGGCCGGCGACATCGCCTTCGATCATGCGTTCGTCCCGCCACTGCTGGATGTGCTTGCCAGCGATGCGCTCAGTGCCATGATGCGGCGACTCGTCGAACGGCTCTCGGCGCGCAGCGCCTCGCTCGCCGGCAGCCGGCGTCAGCGCAACACCGACCTGGCCGATTTCTCCGTGGCCGACGTGGGCAGCTTCTGGTTGTTGTACACGATCAACACTCATCTGCCGGCGCTGCGACACCTGCAGGAGGTGCGTCGCGGGCATCCATCGGCGTTGTGGGAATCGATGCTGGCGTTGGTGGGGGCGCTCTCAGCCTTTGCCACCACCGCCGACGCCCGCACGCTGCCCACCTACGACCATCTCCGCCTCGGTGAGTGTTTTGCTGAACTGGAGCGGCGCCTGTTCGAGTTGCTCGACGGGGCGGTGGTCGACTCGGCCGTGTCGTTGCCGCTCAAGGCGGTGCGCCCCACGCTGCACGCGGTGGCGGTGGAACAGGCGGCCTGGCTCGATGCGCCGCAGTGGTTCCTAGCGGTGAGCGCGCCCCTGCGTCAGCAGGACCTGATCACGAAGGTCATGCAGGGGTGCAAGGTGGGTTCGGCCGATGTGGTGGACACACTCATTCGACAGGCGCTGCCGGGTATCGAACTGGCGCATGTGTCAGCGCCGCCACCAGCGGTGCCGGTGAAGCTCGACTTCCAGTACTTCGCCATCCGGAAGGCCGGTGGGGCTTGGGACGCCATTTCGCGGGCCCGCAACCTGGCCGTCTACGTGCCCGCCGAACTGGTGGACGCGCGGTTCGAACTGGTGATCGTGCTACGATAG
- a CDS encoding Hcp family type VI secretion system effector, with product MAFDTFLKLAGIDGESTAKGFEKQMEIYSFSWGASNPTTIGSGSTGISAGKVSVSSFNVMKKTETASAKVFAACATGKHIATAEVVLRKAGGDAGQNPFLKYKFTDVMVESIQWSGSSGGDDTPTESLSFAFGKVEIEYLKQEKDGKLTVAGQASWDLTKVST from the coding sequence ATGGCATTTGATACGTTCCTCAAGCTCGCGGGCATCGATGGCGAGTCGACCGCGAAGGGCTTCGAAAAGCAGATGGAGATCTATTCCTTCAGCTGGGGCGCTTCCAACCCGACGACCATCGGCTCGGGCTCGACCGGCATCTCGGCAGGCAAGGTGAGCGTTTCCAGCTTCAACGTCATGAAGAAGACGGAAACCGCTTCGGCCAAGGTCTTCGCGGCGTGCGCCACGGGCAAGCACATCGCCACGGCCGAAGTCGTGCTCCGCAAGGCGGGCGGCGACGCCGGCCAGAATCCGTTCCTGAAGTACAAGTTCACGGACGTGATGGTCGAGAGCATCCAGTGGTCGGGTTCGTCAGGCGGCGATGACACGCCGACCGAATCGCTCTCGTTTGCCTTCGGCAAGGTCGAGATCGAATACCTCAAGCAGGAGAAGGACGGCAAGCTCACCGTCGCCGGTCAGGCGTCGTGGGACCTCACGAAGGTCTCCACCTGA
- the tssK gene encoding type VI secretion system baseplate subunit TssK yields MQLTSPPSRRVVWEDGMHLTPQHFQAQRRYHEEQTARTLGYMMPFAFGLSAITVDDDGLRNGTFSLVQARGVLPDGTVFHLPDADEAPDPVAVAERFSPTRDAHVVYLALAPWRPDAANVQASALDAPARFRTREEVVSDESTGTDPLAIQFAARNLRILFDEEVTDDVVALPIARIRRDGRGQFQLDGSFVPPCVQLAASDRLLTLARDIVGLLEAKGGALVATLSQAPSGAAGGSAAYMGNELATRWLLHAVRSADAPLRHLLLTRRAHPERLYGELARLAGALCTFSMTSHPKDVPLYDHLSPTDTFDALERLLRAHLDVVISARALVIPLQHTSDLLHVGAISDPRCFEPGVRWFLGVRADLGQADLIDRMQRLTKTCASKFVLELVRRAFNGLATEHIPSPPSGLAPKPDLTYFELTVAGPCGVSLQDSREVGVYVPEALPGAYIELAVLLPPS; encoded by the coding sequence GTGCAACTGACGTCGCCGCCGTCCCGCCGTGTCGTCTGGGAAGACGGCATGCATCTGACGCCGCAACACTTCCAGGCGCAGCGCCGGTATCACGAAGAACAGACCGCGCGCACGCTGGGCTACATGATGCCGTTTGCCTTCGGTCTGTCCGCCATCACGGTGGACGATGACGGCTTGCGCAATGGTACGTTCTCGCTGGTGCAGGCCCGCGGTGTGTTGCCCGATGGAACGGTGTTTCACCTGCCGGATGCCGATGAAGCGCCCGATCCGGTCGCCGTCGCCGAACGATTCTCGCCGACGCGTGATGCGCACGTGGTGTACCTCGCGCTCGCCCCGTGGCGTCCCGATGCGGCCAACGTACAGGCCTCGGCACTCGATGCGCCAGCGCGCTTTCGTACGCGCGAGGAAGTCGTCAGCGACGAGTCCACCGGCACCGATCCGCTGGCTATCCAGTTCGCGGCGCGCAATCTGCGGATCCTCTTCGACGAAGAGGTGACCGACGATGTGGTGGCACTGCCGATCGCACGGATCCGGCGTGATGGGCGTGGGCAATTCCAGCTCGATGGGAGCTTCGTCCCGCCCTGTGTGCAGTTGGCGGCGAGCGATCGTCTGCTGACCCTCGCGCGGGATATCGTTGGTCTGTTGGAAGCCAAGGGCGGCGCGCTCGTGGCGACGCTGTCACAGGCCCCGTCCGGGGCGGCGGGCGGCAGTGCCGCCTACATGGGCAACGAGCTCGCCACACGCTGGTTGCTGCATGCGGTCCGATCGGCTGATGCGCCGCTCCGCCATCTGCTGCTGACGCGCCGTGCGCACCCGGAGCGGTTGTACGGAGAGCTGGCCCGATTGGCCGGAGCGCTGTGCACGTTTTCGATGACCAGTCATCCGAAGGACGTGCCACTCTATGATCATCTCTCGCCCACGGATACTTTCGACGCGCTCGAGCGTCTCTTGCGGGCACATCTCGATGTCGTGATTTCGGCGCGTGCGCTGGTGATCCCGCTGCAGCACACGTCCGACCTGCTGCATGTGGGGGCGATCAGCGATCCTCGCTGCTTCGAGCCGGGCGTACGCTGGTTCCTGGGCGTACGAGCCGATCTGGGGCAGGCCGATCTCATCGATCGCATGCAGCGGCTGACAAAAACGTGTGCGAGCAAGTTTGTGCTCGAACTGGTGCGTCGCGCGTTCAATGGATTGGCCACGGAACACATCCCGTCGCCGCCATCGGGCTTGGCGCCGAAGCCGGATCTGACGTATTTCGAGCTGACGGTGGCCGGGCCCTGCGGCGTGTCGCTGCAGGACAGTCGTGAAGTGGGAGTGTATGTCCCCGAAGCATTGCCCGGTGCGTACATCGAACTCGCCGTGTTGTTGCCTCCTTCCTGA
- the tssC gene encoding type VI secretion system contractile sheath large subunit — protein sequence MADPTQAAAQSVTTDAELSLLDQIVEQGRMGKDADAKSKGKDLVKRFVSEVLEGSITINRDTETMINARIAQIDHLLSLQLNEILHHPEFQRLESSWRGLQYLIKNSETGTMLKVKVLNVSKKDLLRDLQRAPEFDQSALFKKIYEEEYGVFGGTPFGAMVGDYYFDKSGQDIELLEKISNVAAAAHAPFISAASNEMFNLESWSDLDTPRDLAKIFDSTEYARWKGFRASEDSRYVALTAPRILVREPYGASTVPVEAFNYEERVDGTNHDHYCWGNAAFAMAANINKAFAMYGWCASIRGVEGGGLVEGLPVHNFRTESGEIAMKCPTEVQITDRREKELADLGFAPLVHQKGTANAAFFSVQSAQKPKTYDDPKASAAARLSAQLPYIFATSRFAHYLKVMMRDKIGGYTSRAEIDVFLNRWIQNYIALEDAGASIKARKPLSEARIDVVEVPGKPGAYRAVAFLKPHYQLDELAVSMRLVADLPQPAK from the coding sequence ATGGCTGATCCGACACAAGCGGCGGCGCAATCCGTCACGACCGACGCCGAACTCTCGCTCCTCGATCAGATCGTCGAGCAGGGCCGCATGGGCAAAGACGCCGATGCGAAGAGCAAGGGGAAGGACCTCGTCAAGCGCTTCGTCAGTGAAGTGCTCGAGGGCTCCATCACGATCAATCGCGACACCGAGACGATGATCAATGCGCGTATCGCGCAGATCGATCATCTCCTCTCGCTGCAGCTCAACGAGATCCTGCATCACCCCGAGTTTCAGCGCCTGGAGTCGTCGTGGCGCGGGCTGCAGTATCTGATCAAGAATTCCGAGACGGGCACGATGTTGAAGGTGAAGGTGCTCAACGTCTCGAAGAAGGATCTGCTGCGTGACCTGCAGCGTGCGCCGGAATTCGATCAGAGCGCGCTGTTCAAGAAGATCTACGAAGAAGAGTACGGCGTCTTCGGCGGCACGCCCTTCGGCGCGATGGTCGGCGACTACTACTTCGACAAGAGCGGCCAGGACATCGAACTGCTCGAGAAGATCTCCAACGTGGCCGCGGCCGCGCACGCGCCGTTCATCAGCGCGGCGTCGAACGAAATGTTCAATCTCGAAAGCTGGTCCGATCTCGACACGCCGCGCGATCTGGCCAAGATCTTCGACAGCACCGAATACGCCCGCTGGAAAGGCTTCCGCGCCAGCGAAGATTCGCGGTATGTGGCACTCACCGCGCCCCGCATCCTGGTGCGCGAGCCCTACGGCGCGTCCACGGTGCCCGTCGAAGCGTTCAACTATGAAGAGCGCGTCGACGGCACGAACCACGATCACTACTGCTGGGGCAACGCCGCGTTTGCGATGGCCGCCAACATCAACAAGGCCTTCGCGATGTACGGCTGGTGTGCGTCCATCCGTGGCGTGGAAGGTGGTGGTCTCGTCGAAGGTCTGCCGGTGCACAACTTCCGCACCGAGTCGGGCGAAATCGCGATGAAGTGTCCGACAGAAGTACAGATCACCGATCGCCGCGAGAAGGAGCTGGCCGACCTCGGCTTTGCCCCGCTCGTGCACCAGAAGGGCACGGCCAACGCCGCCTTCTTCTCCGTGCAGTCGGCGCAGAAGCCCAAGACGTACGACGACCCGAAGGCCTCGGCCGCCGCGCGCCTCTCGGCCCAGTTGCCGTACATCTTCGCCACGTCCCGGTTCGCGCATTACCTCAAGGTGATGATGCGCGACAAGATCGGCGGGTACACGTCCCGTGCAGAAATCGATGTGTTCCTGAATCGCTGGATTCAGAACTACATCGCCCTCGAAGATGCCGGTGCCTCGATCAAGGCCCGCAAGCCGCTGTCGGAAGCGCGTATCGATGTCGTGGAAGTGCCGGGCAAGCCGGGTGCCTACCGCGCGGTCGCCTTCCTCAAGCCGCACTACCAGCTGGACGAACTCGCGGTGTCCATGCGCTTGGTGGCCGACCTGCCGCAACCGGCCAAGTAA
- the tssB gene encoding type VI secretion system contractile sheath small subunit — MADSTQKKLERVRPPRIQISYEVETGGAIEMKELPFLMGVLGDFSGNPAEPLPRLKDRKFVEINPDNFDDTLASMKPRLQIAVENKLSDDENAPKLGVELNFRSMDDFNPENVAKQVKPLRELLDLRTELSNLRANLQTNEKLDEVLQDTLGNADKMAKLKSELGLES, encoded by the coding sequence ATGGCCGACAGTACCCAGAAGAAACTGGAGCGCGTCCGTCCCCCCCGCATTCAGATCTCCTACGAGGTTGAAACGGGTGGCGCCATCGAAATGAAGGAGCTCCCGTTCCTCATGGGCGTCCTCGGGGATTTCAGCGGTAACCCTGCTGAACCGCTGCCGCGGTTGAAAGATCGCAAGTTCGTCGAAATCAATCCGGACAACTTCGACGACACCCTCGCCAGCATGAAGCCGCGCCTGCAGATCGCCGTCGAGAACAAGCTCTCCGACGACGAGAACGCGCCGAAGCTCGGTGTGGAGCTGAACTTCCGCAGCATGGACGACTTCAACCCGGAAAACGTGGCGAAGCAGGTGAAGCCGCTGCGTGAACTGCTCGACCTGCGCACGGAACTCTCCAACCTCCGCGCCAACCTGCAGACGAACGAGAAGCTCGACGAAGTACTGCAGGATACCCTCGGCAACGCCGACAAGATGGCGAAGCTCAAGTCCGAACTCGGCCTGGAGAGCTGA
- a CDS encoding DotU family type IV/VI secretion system protein, whose protein sequence is MTVTTTAAPGRLASALQEALTAVVRLRADRQPVPDAAAFRAQIVQMLARAEQDALQMGYSTQDARLAIFAIVAFLDESVLNTRVPALAEWARRPLQDELFGGHMGGEWFFQHIDQLLARPDSVELAELLEVYQLCLLLGFRGKFGAGDNGQLYAITTKVAERLSRLRRVGGDLAPHWQPPADRVDARDPWLRPLAMAAIGTVIVLFVLWGTYAFTLRGGTDAVRALAPAPSSTTAATTSVAR, encoded by the coding sequence GTGACCGTAACGACGACTGCCGCGCCGGGGCGGCTGGCGAGTGCCCTGCAGGAAGCGCTCACGGCGGTGGTGCGCCTGCGCGCCGATCGGCAGCCGGTGCCCGATGCGGCGGCCTTTCGCGCCCAGATCGTGCAGATGCTCGCGCGGGCCGAACAGGACGCGCTGCAGATGGGCTACAGCACGCAGGATGCCCGGCTGGCGATCTTCGCCATCGTGGCCTTCCTCGACGAATCGGTGCTGAACACACGCGTGCCGGCGCTGGCGGAATGGGCGCGACGTCCACTGCAGGACGAGCTGTTTGGTGGCCACATGGGTGGTGAGTGGTTCTTTCAGCACATCGATCAACTGCTCGCGCGCCCGGACAGTGTGGAGTTGGCGGAGTTGCTCGAGGTCTATCAGTTGTGTCTGCTGCTCGGCTTCCGCGGAAAGTTCGGCGCGGGTGACAACGGCCAGTTGTATGCGATCACGACCAAGGTGGCCGAGCGTTTGAGCCGACTGCGTCGTGTGGGCGGTGATCTGGCGCCGCACTGGCAGCCGCCGGCCGACCGGGTGGATGCGCGCGATCCGTGGTTGCGTCCATTGGCGATGGCGGCCATCGGGACGGTGATTGTGCTGTTCGTGTTGTGGGGCACCTATGCGTTCACGCTGCGTGGTGGCACCGATGCGGTGCGCGCGCTGGCTCCGGCTCCTTCATCGACGACGGCTGCGACGACTTCGGTCGCCCGCTGA